The DNA region AGTGAGGTTACTTATTtagctatttatttgtttgttaaaaatattgatgaatgaagaagatAATGCAACAACatgggcacttttttttgtatagcgTAAAATGGCAGGTGCTTGACCACCCTCTAGTGACTATGTGTGCATGCGCCGGCTTCTGGGTCATCTCGCTCGGATgacaaaggaaagaaaagtcctgaagaaaaaaataagaatccCAAAAGACTCAATATGCGCTGTAAATCGTAAAATAGAACAGCGGTACAGTGCTGAAGTCAGATTGTAGATACAGTCTAGGTACCACAGTCCAGTAAGGAAGTCAAGTCTCAGGACCAAAATCAATGTCAGGATCCTTGTTTAGGtgccaaattcaaaatgaaggtTCAGTGTAAGTCATTCTGCACTCCATGTGACCGGTATTTAAAGTTCTTATGGCATCTGAAAGTCTCAAAGGTGCCAACTGTTCCTCTTATCTTTCCCTAACAAGATCTGTGGCTACAAAGTGGACCACACGCTATGCCGGTGACACGCTGACACACCAAAAGTGTCGCTTTCGTGTTCCCACTTAAGTGAGCGCAGGATAAAGACGGCGGAGAAGCGACCAGGCGCCATATGGCGGCGTAATCCCGCTCAGGTGGGGCCGTCTGCTCCAATTACATGCGGAGAATCTTCAGATCATCCCCAGATGACGTTCAGCCGCTTGCCTGCTGGTGAGCTGAACCTCTTCGACACGTCGCCTTCAGGTTTTTAGCACATCTgacaactacaggaaaataTGCGTTTTACCCCCAAAGAATAATTGGCTCGAACAGAATATGATAATCAGAAGCCCAAAGAAACACACCAGTGGAAAAGACACTGACGGGTCTGTTACCATGACGGGCACAAATCTCACGCTGCACTTGGCGTAACTCTACGGGAAGGTTGGCTGGACCTCGTTTTGGTCATTTTTCGGACTGACTAACACAGCACATTTAAAAGTGGGAGCATTGCGCTGTTGTGGGCGTCACCACAGCCGAATTCAATCCTGCCAGTCAAAGCTGCttctttcattccctttaaaagcGCCACAATAGTCTTGCGTTGAGACGTCTCCATATGTGGAACAGGACTCAGAGATTTGGGTGTGACTGGAGCGTTGAGGCTTGATGCGTAACTTTATTAAAAACAGAATGAGCTGGTAAAAATACCTGGTAACTTGCATGTGTCCACAGAATTCCTGTAGCTATAACCGCTCCAAAGTTCGTCCCTGAGCCCTCGATGCCTATTAGCTGCGTGCTGGCCAGTTTATGGaacgattttaaaaaaatatacagtattaatgatttgaataataataatcatgccTTCGATTAATTGGTTTCCACAGTGATTAAGAGGGTTGGGTGTCCGTTGTTGGAATAAGtctgtctctccccccccccatgtgcCCTCGCACAATACTCTTGGGTGTCTTCTCTGCTGGCATGTGTCCTGATGAAATTCACTAAAATCACTTAAGACCGGCTGCCCCAAAAGTTAGACATGATCTCAAAATCtgtaataaaaattgaaaaaatttaGCCTAATAAGTATCATTGGTTTACAAGTTTATCTATACATTCTGTTGCAGTCCCTCAGGTCAATGAACTGGCCGGAGGTTTTCAGGTGCATCATCAGAAACCATGTGCAGACATCAAAGACCCTGAAAACTCTTTCTGGTTGCTAAGCACACTAATCCAAGATCCCAGATCTTATCTTTGTTCCCTGTCTTTGTGGCACTGGTCTGTGGACATTATTTCGAGATTCAGGGCTCATGTTTCGTTGCGTTGTGCTTTTAAGATCCTTTCTACAAAGTCTCAGAGAGAAAAAGATACTCTGGGGACATCACTTTGAAAGCGTTATTTACACATTCCAACAGGCACGCTAAGAATTTACGAGCTCCATCTTCATGTCAGGTATTTGTTTTACCTTTCCGGGCATCTCAAAGGGGCGACGCTAACCACAATCGAGACACAATCTCGACATTTAGGACTTTTTCTTCAGTCAGTGTTAGCTGATTAGATCATGCAGTTAGCTGATCACAGTTCTGTTCCCCCACCAGGCATCGGATTTTCTGCCACCATGCCTGCGAGAGCTTCTTGATCTTGTCAGGGGTCTTTTTCTTTAGGGTTAGTCTCTGTGGCCAAACGCCACCACTGCCGATGTCACCACCGTTAATTTCGCCTTCGCCACCATCTTGCATGTGCTGGATGCTCGCCAAGATTGCCGAATCAAAGGCCTCCTTGAGGTTCTTCTGTGTCAGCGCGGAGCACTCGGCGAAGCCACCGGCACCGAGCTGCTGCGCTAATTGCCGGCCCTCCTCCGAGCTCACCGGGGCCTCGTTGTTCTGGGCTAGGCGGATCAGCACCTGGACGTCCTCGCGGAGGTCGAGCTGGGTGCCCACCAGGATGAGCGGTGCGCCAGCACAGTGCCGGCGGATCTCGGGCACCCAGCGTTGGGTCAGGTTGTGGAAGGAAGCAGGTCGGACCACGCTGTAGCACAGTAGGAAGACGTCTGCGTTCCGGTAGCACAGTGGCCGGAGACGCTCCAGCTCATCCTGAGAAGAACCAAACTGGTTCAGGATCAGTTCGTTTGCAGATGTCTCAGTGTAAGTATGCAGAGGCTAGTGGCGTTAATGATTAGATTTCAAAACGAAATAAACTGTATACCACCTTTTATATCAAATTTCATCTTAGTAGACACAAAGGAAGCTGGATAGAAACTGAATTTTCTAAAACTTCCAAAAATGACTCACAAGGGAGTGACTACGAGCGATCGCTGTGACTTACGttgatggctccatcaccaaTTCCCCATTTCTACAGTGACGGCATAGACATGGAGGACGGGAGAATTCGCGTTACAAAGGCAGTGGTGAGGTGAGGAAAGGCACACACGTGTACAGGTCTACCTGTCCTGCCATGTCACACAGCTGCAGTCTGACCGGCATCccgtccaccaccaccacggctGGGGAAACAGCGGAAACCATGTCAGGCTCAGACAAGACTAGGACAGACTAGGCTAGCTCATGTTAATGTAGCAAATACAACTTTAAAACAACTTGAGAGCAATGCATGACTTTGCTTGGTTTAAAGGAAATTGATTTATGACCCTTTGAGAGATTTATGACACCACCGAAATATTTAATTTGTAGGTTTGTGTGAGTTATTAACTAACTGTAGTTGTGAAAGTCATCTTTGTTTGTGTCTctatgtattatactgccccacCCCCATGGCCCGTTGCACACACCTGAAGGAATTTCAATGAATATATCACGCAAACGTTACATTCAGTTTAACAATGtgattactttatttttataaagCATAATAATATGACGTGTTACTTTACTAATGACATTACACAAATTTGCTTTGAGTTTTTGGGGAAGCTGGAACGGATTCAAGGCATTGCCATTCATTCCAATAGTGTAAGATGATTTGAGTTAGGAGATTGGTCCAGAAACCAATTAAACCACTTTCCCCAGGCACCACTGTAATAATACTTTAATAAAAGGATATCTTCGTAAAACCTGAAACTTTGATATATCATGGGTGCATTCCttatgcttttatttcaaatcaaaaatcaatagcctttaatgtcattatatgctgtgcatccAACGAAATGAtcagtgcttctccacaaggtgcaagatgcaataaaataaaataaaaatagaaggaCATCTTCgataaaaacaacagataaaacatcaaggcacagttattgctaaaataaataaatagatagatacacaaaagtgcagttgcgTAATATTctattacagtactgttatgtttTGTGGTTTGGGGGCCATTCTACCTCTTAAAAACATccgttgtgtattttatttttcatttgtggaaGTTTTAAATTTCCAAAACCTTCCCACTCATTCCCCGTCATCTTCACGGCTTACAGATATACATTCTTTGTAATTTAATGATAGTCACAAATCATTTTAGTGTTTTGagcttgtgtgcatgtgtgtatgtttgtgcatGTACACTGCAGTCGATTACACGGTACACAATACAGTTTTACAGTAAGTGCCCATCTTGTTTCTTGTTGAGCTTGTAGGTGAAATGTTGCAAAAAGGATGTTAAGAGCATATGCAGAACATATACAATTAGTCGTGGTGTCGAATAGGTCTGAAAATTGACAGCTCACCTGTGAAGTTGTCGAAGGCGGTGGGCACGTATCGGGCGGGGTACCCATTGGTGGTGTAGCTGATAACCAGGCTGCTCTTGCCCACCGCACCGTCTCCAACCAGGACGCAGTTGACGCGGCGCTCCGGTGCAGGGCCCGAACGCCGCCGCCTTGTGCCCAAGTGCAGCGAGAAGTGGCGGCGGCTCGGCGGTGGGGTCGGCGGGGCCACCGGCAGCGACACGCGGCGAGGCTTCGGGCCGCTGGCGTCCACGGGAAGCATCGCTGGAgaaggagaggaaaaagaagagtgaGGACTGTCAGGGTGCGAGCATTCTCGTGCTTTCCACAGTTGTGAAGTTGCCAAAGTGTGTTCAGTTTTCTCCTGATTGGCCTTCTGCTGCCTGTGCACGCGTTTTAAGGAGCTTATGCGGGCGTGCACGCGCtcagaacaccatcccaaagTGAAACGCAAACACGCTTCTACACCGTAGCCATCAAATCCTTATTTACACACTTCATTTACATAAAGTACAACTCTAAATATCCATGCAAGAGGGTTTTTATATTTCCAGATTCCACAAGTGTCCAAGGCATctgataaaacaataaattgttATAAATGATAGTTATACACTTAATACTTCTCACACCACAGAGTCCTCCCCGCCAAAAAAGGAAGTTTTTCAAGCTGTTAAACAGtttaaaaatgatgttttcTTCACACCACCACAAggttttcatgaaaatgaaggTCTTGGGTAACCCATTTGGTAGTATTATCAATTGAGTTCATCAGCAAAATCAGCAAGCGTGATATGATGCTGCCACTTTGAAtagctcccgcgacccttgtgaggataagtggcaacgaaaatggatgaatagcaTCCAAGATATTCTTTATGGGCAATCTGTTGCTACTTAACTTACCAGTCTGTGACACTGACATGACTTTTACACACCAAAACGCAGTCAAAATGTAAACCAAAAGAGTTTTGGGTGTCATGTgcctgccttccagtcctggctgggcgtggccagctgacTGGGAGGCGCACACATGCGCCTCATACGATCTGGTGAACCCCTGTATATAtcggaccccggggacgactggtcctctgccagatcgtcacatctcatgccccgttccagcactcccgtatctctgatcgtgaacccgtgtgtaccgacctccgcctgttccccgaccgaccccgtaagcctgactcctttgacacttctgccttctttgatcgagcTCCtatgtaccgaccctcgcctgtcccctgatctcccttgtaagcctgccactACTAGTACCTCTCCTCTCTTGGACTGACCTGCTGGTAACCAACCTcagcacaaataaagacctcctctgtactgcctgcttgcctcttgagtcgtgcatttgggtccgccctcgagcctcactCGTGACATatgggaaacatttattttcaacataagtttttaaaaatatgaccaGTTTAGGGACTATTCAAATCGCATCAGCCATACCTCAAAAAGCGAGATGTTAAAATGAAGGTGAGCAATTTCAATGATTGCCAACTTGTCAACATGCTCAGTTTAGTGGCACTTAAACTGTAAATCTCGTTCATGCTGTCATATTAAAGTTGTATAGGATATTTTGTCTAATCGTGTGATCACATCAGATGATATTCTTCCAAATTCTATGCCTCTGATTGAAAAAATGTCACCCCATGACATGCAACGGCGACTTTAACGCTTCTAAAAATGCGTGCAGTATGAAATCAGCTCTCAAGTGATTGGTATGTAATGCTGACGAGCcacaaaactataaaaaaaaatcaaacattgctATTGTAATGCACTTCAAAACGTTACCCATTTTGTTTCTCAAGTGaccattaaaaatacaaaatccctCATCACTCATATCTTTGTGTACACTGTATGTAATTGATATCTGTGGAGTTGATATCGGTAAATTATACTGAAGTGCTAGTGTATGTTCTTGATATCCATATACAGTATCTGACATGTTCTCGACAACTGTAGTAGTATCTATCCAGCTCATATCTTTGTTCATCCAAAAATCTGTTTTATTACTCCAAAGTAATGGTAGGCTATATTTAATATTAGTGTAAGCTACTGTAAGCACCATTTGAACAGTTACACTGAAATTAAATAGAGAATAATACTACTATAGCACATAATGGATTCAATGAAGCTAACGTATATtgcaaataaaagatttttaaaattattttatatttattatatattattatctaAT from Syngnathoides biaculeatus isolate LvHL_M chromosome 9, ASM1980259v1, whole genome shotgun sequence includes:
- the LOC133505867 gene encoding rho-related GTP-binding protein RhoU-like is translated as MLPVDASGPKPRRVSLPVAPPTPPPSRRHFSLHLGTRRRRSGPAPERRVNCVLVGDGAVGKSSLVISYTTNGYPARYVPTAFDNFTAVVVVDGMPVRLQLCDMAGQKWGIGDGAINDELERLRPLCYRNADVFLLCYSVVRPASFHNLTQRWVPEIRRHCAGAPLILVGTQLDLREDVQVLIRLAQNNEAPVSSEEGRQLAQQLGAGGFAECSALTQKNLKEAFDSAILASIQHMQDGGEGEINGGDIGSGGVWPQRLTLKKKTPDKIKKLSQAWWQKIRCLVGEQNCDQLTA